The following are encoded together in the Elusimicrobiota bacterium genome:
- a CDS encoding tetratricopeptide repeat protein, with amino-acid sequence MIRQTLLWAALILVPAGLSAQDIYKDVQKPAREETQQQRAERLAEEAAKRAAPGEDVTYEQVLADPDNVALNYRYARAQVRRGDVKGAAATLERILLVDPSQTEVRLFYAIVLYRLDNVVEAKRELDALQKLSLPPPLREEADKYAAAVAKREKKTHLSALLGAGFEYDTNRNAAPNRALFGGNDITPSARRDDTSLILMGNVGVKRDLPFQSVPEVFGGFTYYQAEQTLAKTLNLKAYSVQGGTVYRVNRVKLTPTLLFDHVQLAQRTFLRDRGGDLRLDYRFNSATNLFLTARDVYQDFVATPQVASAAERTGVQTDFTAGSEHLLGPSMKFGTVIGYGFKNAAQKYWGYDRLTAGVNHAWLLGRGAFLLSAFNVNYDQYKAPDPAIGGGYRKDTTMRANGTLGAPLSLLHPKLKDLLCTLTYEYYHALSTVENYAYTNNKLAAMITYRWEVGL; translated from the coding sequence ATGATCCGCCAAACCTTGCTTTGGGCAGCTCTCATCCTCGTCCCCGCCGGGCTTTCCGCGCAGGACATCTACAAGGACGTCCAGAAGCCGGCCCGCGAGGAGACGCAGCAGCAGCGCGCCGAACGCCTCGCGGAGGAGGCGGCCAAGCGCGCCGCTCCGGGCGAGGACGTCACCTACGAACAGGTCCTGGCGGACCCGGACAACGTGGCGCTCAACTACCGCTACGCCCGCGCCCAGGTGCGCCGGGGCGACGTGAAGGGCGCGGCCGCCACCTTGGAGCGCATCCTGCTGGTGGACCCCTCCCAGACCGAGGTCCGGCTCTTCTACGCCATCGTGCTCTACCGCCTGGACAACGTCGTGGAAGCCAAGCGCGAGCTCGACGCCCTGCAGAAGCTGTCTTTGCCCCCGCCCCTGCGCGAAGAGGCGGACAAATACGCCGCGGCCGTGGCCAAGCGCGAGAAGAAGACCCACCTCAGCGCACTGCTGGGCGCGGGCTTCGAGTACGACACCAACCGCAACGCGGCGCCGAACCGGGCTCTCTTCGGCGGCAACGACATCACCCCCTCTGCGCGGCGCGACGACACCAGTCTCATCCTCATGGGCAACGTCGGCGTCAAGCGCGACCTGCCCTTCCAGTCCGTGCCCGAGGTCTTCGGCGGCTTCACCTATTATCAGGCCGAGCAGACCCTCGCCAAGACCCTCAACCTCAAGGCCTACTCCGTGCAGGGCGGGACCGTCTACCGGGTCAACCGGGTCAAGCTCACGCCGACCCTCCTCTTCGATCACGTCCAACTGGCGCAGAGGACATTCCTCCGCGACCGCGGCGGTGACCTGCGGCTCGACTACCGGTTCAACTCGGCGACCAACCTCTTCCTGACCGCGCGCGACGTGTACCAGGACTTCGTGGCCACCCCTCAGGTGGCCTCCGCGGCGGAGCGCACCGGCGTGCAGACGGACTTCACCGCCGGCAGCGAACACCTCCTGGGCCCGTCCATGAAGTTCGGGACCGTCATCGGCTACGGCTTCAAGAACGCGGCGCAGAAGTACTGGGGCTACGACCGCCTGACCGCGGGCGTCAACCATGCCTGGCTGCTGGGCCGCGGCGCCTTCCTGCTCTCCGCCTTCAACGTCAACTACGACCAATACAAAGCCCCCGATCCCGCCATCGGAGGCGGCTACCGCAAGGATACGACCATGCGCGCCAACGGGACCTTGGGCGCGCCCCTGAGCCTGCTCCACCCCAAGCTCAAGGACCTGCTCTGCACCTTGACCTACGAGTACTACCACGCCCTGTCCACCGTCGAGAACTACGCCTACACCAACAACAAGCTCGCCGCCATGATCACCTATAGATGGGAGGTCGGCCTATGA
- a CDS encoding adenylate/guanylate cyclase domain-containing protein — MALGPGRAQVEGAVQWYRTRRRVIQGWAQFFVPAALLLGLLFVRVSGLSWVALAQLRTFDGFQKLKPRAYEEVPVRVIDIDDESLKRLGQWPWPRTLVARLVRRLDGLGAAVIAFDAVFSEPDRTSPARVIDLWPRTAETDALRRRVLQLPDHDRVLAQAISKANVVTGFSLIPAANGVLPAVKASFSVAGEGVLSYLADFSGAVANLPELEAAAAGNGGFTYVPDADEVIRRVSLLLRKGGTLLPSLDAEVLRVAQGERNIKIKCTDASGQAGAGARAGIALIKIGKYVLPTDANGQFWVYYTGPAPQRTIPAWKVFEKGFPGSQVEGGLLYVGTSAAGLKDLRPTPLVPTMPGVEIHANLMEQVLLGKYLQRPQWADRTEVLYMLVLGALLLLLLPRLGAFWCALVGAAGVAGAIAFSWRMFSAQGLLIDPVFPCLTILVVYMSSSLISYLKSETERRQVRNAFSRYMHPKLVEELAKHPEKLRLGGETRDMTVLFCDIRGFTTISEQFDAQGLTQMINKFLTPMTGIIMDRLGYIDKYIGDCIMAFWNAPLDDPEHARNACRSALAMHRRLAELEEVWKAEAESAGRKFVPIHIGVGLNTGPCCVGNMGSDQRFNYSVLGDDVNLASRLEGQSKPYGVSTVIGPRTRELAPEFAALELDLLRVKGKTKPVRIFTLLGDAAKAQEPDFQRHAQAHDRMLAAYRGQRWDEALALLADCRQAGLPLEKLHDLYEGRILAFQLHPPAANWDGTFTATSK, encoded by the coding sequence ATGGCCCTAGGACCGGGAAGAGCCCAAGTCGAGGGCGCGGTGCAATGGTACCGGACGCGCCGCCGGGTCATTCAGGGCTGGGCCCAATTCTTTGTGCCTGCCGCGCTATTGCTCGGCCTGCTTTTTGTCCGGGTCTCCGGCTTGAGCTGGGTCGCGCTGGCCCAACTGCGGACCTTCGATGGATTCCAGAAGCTCAAGCCCAGGGCCTATGAGGAAGTCCCGGTCCGCGTCATAGACATCGACGACGAGAGCCTCAAGCGCCTCGGGCAATGGCCCTGGCCCCGGACTTTGGTGGCTCGGCTGGTCCGGCGTTTGGACGGATTGGGCGCCGCTGTCATCGCCTTCGACGCCGTCTTCTCGGAGCCGGACCGGACGTCTCCCGCCCGGGTCATAGACCTCTGGCCCCGCACTGCCGAGACCGACGCCCTGCGCCGCCGCGTGCTCCAGCTTCCGGACCATGACCGGGTCCTGGCCCAGGCTATCTCCAAAGCCAACGTGGTGACGGGGTTCTCCTTGATCCCCGCGGCCAACGGTGTCCTGCCGGCGGTCAAAGCGAGTTTTTCCGTCGCCGGGGAGGGGGTCTTGTCCTACTTGGCCGACTTCTCCGGGGCGGTGGCCAACCTGCCGGAGCTCGAAGCTGCCGCCGCCGGCAACGGCGGCTTCACTTATGTGCCGGACGCCGATGAGGTCATCCGCCGGGTCTCGCTGCTCCTGCGCAAAGGCGGGACGCTCCTCCCGTCTTTGGACGCGGAAGTCCTGCGTGTGGCCCAGGGCGAAAGGAACATCAAGATCAAATGCACCGACGCCAGCGGTCAGGCCGGGGCTGGCGCGCGCGCGGGCATCGCTCTCATCAAGATCGGGAAATATGTGCTGCCGACCGACGCCAACGGCCAGTTCTGGGTCTATTACACCGGGCCGGCGCCGCAGCGCACCATCCCGGCCTGGAAGGTCTTTGAGAAAGGCTTCCCGGGCAGCCAGGTCGAAGGCGGCCTCCTCTACGTAGGCACGAGCGCGGCCGGCTTGAAGGACCTGCGGCCCACGCCGTTGGTCCCGACCATGCCCGGCGTCGAGATCCACGCCAACCTCATGGAGCAGGTCCTGCTCGGAAAGTACCTCCAGCGGCCGCAATGGGCGGACCGCACGGAAGTCCTTTACATGCTGGTCCTGGGGGCGCTGCTCCTCCTGCTCCTGCCCCGTCTGGGCGCGTTCTGGTGCGCCTTGGTGGGCGCGGCGGGCGTCGCCGGCGCCATAGCCTTCTCCTGGCGCATGTTCTCGGCGCAGGGCTTGCTCATCGACCCGGTCTTCCCCTGCCTGACCATACTCGTGGTCTACATGTCCTCCTCGCTGATCAGCTATCTCAAGAGCGAGACCGAGCGCCGGCAGGTGCGCAACGCCTTCTCGCGCTACATGCACCCCAAGCTGGTCGAGGAGCTGGCCAAGCATCCGGAGAAGCTGCGCCTGGGCGGCGAGACGCGGGACATGACCGTGCTCTTCTGCGACATCCGGGGCTTCACCACCATCTCCGAGCAGTTCGACGCCCAGGGCCTCACCCAGATGATCAACAAGTTCCTCACGCCCATGACCGGGATCATCATGGACCGGCTGGGCTACATCGACAAGTACATCGGCGACTGCATCATGGCCTTCTGGAACGCGCCCTTAGACGACCCGGAGCACGCGCGCAACGCCTGCCGCTCGGCCTTGGCCATGCACCGGCGGCTGGCGGAGCTCGAAGAGGTCTGGAAGGCGGAAGCCGAGAGCGCCGGCCGCAAGTTCGTGCCGATCCACATCGGGGTGGGCCTCAACACCGGCCCCTGCTGCGTGGGCAACATGGGCTCGGACCAGCGCTTCAACTACTCGGTGCTGGGAGACGACGTCAACCTCGCCTCCCGGCTGGAGGGACAGTCCAAGCCCTACGGGGTCAGCACGGTCATCGGGCCCCGGACGCGGGAGCTGGCCCCGGAGTTCGCGGCGTTGGAGCTCGACCTCCTCCGGGTCAAAGGCAAGACCAAACCGGTGCGCATATTCACCTTGCTGGGCGACGCGGCGAAAGCCCAGGAGCCGGACTTCCAGCGGCATGCGCAGGCGCATGACCGGATGCTCGCCGCTTACCGCGGCCAGAGATGGGACGAGGCCTTGGCCTTGCTGGCCGATTGCCGGCAGGCCGGACTGCCGCTGGAAAAACTCCACGATCTCTATGAGGGGCGCATCTTGGCTTTCCAACTCCACCCGCCGGCCGCGAATTGGGACGGGACCTTCACCGCGACGAGCAAATGA
- a CDS encoding lactate utilization protein: MDKNLKAGNLKILANAAAALRKNGFEAAVFADGPAAAAHVLKLIGSGKIVGVGGTMTFEELGLEELLVAANNEIVTHQPGMGAEERRGVFRQAQAADFYIASPQAVTRDGQMIFVDGFGNRVSAVAYGPGRVILLAGRNKLVRDTDEGLWRMRNIAALANNIRLEKKNPCVKAGHCVDCASPERICNVVTMLWKRPRGTQYSVVLVDEELGY; the protein is encoded by the coding sequence ATGGATAAGAATCTCAAGGCAGGCAACCTCAAGATCCTGGCCAACGCGGCCGCGGCCCTCAGGAAGAACGGCTTCGAGGCGGCGGTGTTCGCCGACGGCCCTGCTGCGGCCGCGCACGTCCTCAAGCTGATCGGCTCCGGCAAGATCGTGGGAGTGGGCGGCACCATGACCTTCGAGGAGCTCGGGCTCGAGGAGCTGCTGGTCGCGGCGAACAACGAGATCGTCACCCACCAGCCCGGCATGGGGGCGGAGGAGCGCCGGGGCGTCTTCCGCCAGGCCCAGGCCGCAGACTTCTACATCGCCTCGCCCCAGGCCGTGACCCGGGACGGGCAGATGATCTTCGTAGACGGGTTCGGCAACCGCGTCTCCGCCGTGGCCTACGGCCCGGGACGGGTCATCCTGCTGGCCGGGCGCAACAAGCTCGTGCGCGACACCGACGAGGGGCTCTGGCGGATGAGGAACATCGCGGCCTTGGCCAACAACATCAGGCTTGAGAAGAAGAACCCTTGCGTGAAAGCCGGGCACTGCGTGGACTGCGCGAGCCCGGAGCGCATCTGCAACGTGGTGACCATGCTTTGGAAGAGGCCGCGGGGCACGCAGTACAGCGTGGTCCTGGTCGATGAGGAACTGGGCTATTGA
- a CDS encoding nucleotidyl transferase AbiEii/AbiGii toxin family protein: MKSLARLPAEERALYWRTYSDRKGVPTFIVEKDFWVCWLLGRIFTTPRLGADCVFKGGTSLSKVFGAINRFSEDIDLGLSPTSLGWEESDLDDAPSTAQRQKRAKRLGSDCAKAVTSRFLPELETVVSSLLGPHPGGGRWLNFELDTVSHSPVIVFPYPQAVPPGSYIPPVVKIEFGSLTDQRPTGTHLIKPLIAELSQEGFADLRAEVVALEIERTFWEKATILHAEYHRPAAQPIRDRSARHYSDFAALWQHPGRRAMASRLDLLERVRAHKSKFFGSSWAHYETAVPGKLRLIAPDTRLAVLRRDYAAMEPMFLSPPPRFEEVIDTLREAEHAINTNQEG, encoded by the coding sequence ATGAAATCGCTGGCTCGGCTGCCTGCCGAAGAGCGGGCATTGTACTGGCGGACCTACTCGGACCGCAAGGGCGTGCCCACTTTTATCGTGGAAAAGGACTTCTGGGTCTGTTGGTTGCTCGGAAGGATTTTTACGACGCCGCGACTTGGCGCGGATTGCGTCTTCAAAGGAGGCACATCGCTTTCCAAGGTTTTTGGCGCCATCAACCGCTTCTCCGAGGACATTGATCTCGGCCTCAGTCCGACATCGCTGGGCTGGGAAGAATCCGACCTCGATGATGCGCCATCCACCGCACAACGCCAGAAACGCGCGAAACGACTTGGATCCGACTGCGCAAAAGCGGTGACCAGCCGTTTCCTGCCGGAATTAGAGACAGTCGTGAGCTCGTTGCTGGGGCCGCACCCTGGGGGAGGCCGCTGGTTGAATTTCGAACTCGACACCGTGAGCCATTCTCCTGTGATTGTGTTCCCCTACCCACAGGCAGTCCCGCCTGGCTCTTACATCCCCCCCGTCGTGAAGATTGAGTTCGGGTCGCTTACGGACCAGCGGCCAACAGGCACACATTTGATCAAACCGCTCATAGCGGAACTCAGCCAAGAAGGTTTCGCCGATTTGCGTGCCGAGGTAGTCGCGCTGGAGATTGAGCGCACGTTTTGGGAGAAGGCCACCATCCTGCATGCCGAGTATCATCGGCCGGCCGCGCAGCCGATCCGCGACCGCTCCGCGCGGCACTATTCCGACTTCGCGGCCCTGTGGCAGCACCCCGGCAGACGAGCGATGGCAAGCCGTCTGGATTTGCTGGAAAGGGTGCGCGCTCACAAGAGCAAGTTCTTTGGATCAAGCTGGGCGCACTACGAGACCGCCGTTCCAGGCAAATTGCGGCTCATCGCTCCCGACACGCGCCTGGCGGTCCTGCGCCGCGATTATGCGGCGATGGAGCCCATGTTTCTGTCGCCTCCGCCACGCTTCGAGGAAGTAATCGACACTTTGCGCGAGGCCGAACACGCGATCAACACAAACCAAGAGGGATAA
- a CDS encoding DUF6088 family protein has protein sequence MARPKSDNSTAKRIQQRVRKAPSDTVFYAGQFLDLDTRTAVDQALSRLVNEGALRRLARGLYHQPRRHPILGEIVPSVEAVAAALVKRDRVRLQPFGGYAANLLRLSEQVPMRVVFLTDGKPRKVRFGRQIIELRRASPRMMAAAGRMTGLVIAGLRFIGKANISSERVAHLRKLLSQKDRRRLIEDILLAPAWMHPYFRSIADEDEV, from the coding sequence ATGGCTAGACCAAAATCAGACAACAGCACAGCAAAGCGGATTCAACAACGCGTGCGGAAGGCTCCCTCTGATACCGTGTTTTATGCGGGCCAGTTTCTCGATCTCGATACGCGCACGGCCGTGGATCAGGCGCTTTCCAGGTTGGTGAATGAGGGCGCCCTGCGGCGGTTGGCTCGCGGACTTTATCATCAGCCCCGACGGCATCCGATATTAGGCGAAATAGTGCCTTCCGTAGAGGCCGTTGCTGCGGCCTTGGTCAAGCGTGACCGCGTACGGCTGCAACCGTTCGGCGGCTACGCGGCCAATCTGCTCCGACTATCCGAACAGGTCCCCATGCGTGTAGTATTCCTGACCGATGGCAAGCCACGCAAAGTCCGCTTTGGACGGCAGATCATCGAATTGCGCCGGGCTTCGCCACGTATGATGGCTGCTGCGGGACGGATGACCGGCCTCGTGATCGCAGGGCTGCGCTTCATCGGCAAGGCCAATATTTCTTCGGAGAGGGTGGCTCACCTACGCAAATTGCTCTCCCAAAAGGACCGCCGCCGGTTGATTGAGGATATCCTGCTTGCGCCGGCCTGGATGCACCCGTATTTCCGCTCCATCGCCGACGAGGATGAGGTTTAA
- a CDS encoding phage integrase SAM-like domain-containing protein — translation MARSVHPSVWPEKHVAKNGQVTWRIRAEINGRRLPDLESGIPKKELAVKECSRIRTELWAGKLDAVLPKGRHTVGDLCDRYLTEPRPDKKASSRDLDRYALRRLKKHFGEDALLDSLTPESMRDFEGKMQRQEGKDRRAAKEKKPLSDTSRGMYMFAIRAAVNRAREVYKWIRTDPFDEVQIPVSDSKGRLVHLDEFEKIRPWAQAVVRKGYSLWDVLDVARHQGLRSGAVCALDGRMVERKTKYLSLVQPRRLGINRDAALKDTVLYAPIHPAVWPLFARAPESGRIFAGWTRNGVSTELRKILTRLGIPRFRPHDMKHTFATTFLQQGGDIADLSDITGTSERTLKKVYSHLVRRVPVAEISRVDYRKAASGESPSPDSPPKSETASPSVRSRRRRSSS, via the coding sequence ATGGCGCGCAGCGTCCACCCCTCAGTCTGGCCGGAGAAGCACGTGGCCAAGAACGGCCAGGTGACGTGGCGCATCCGCGCCGAGATCAATGGCCGGCGCCTCCCGGACCTGGAGTCCGGCATCCCCAAGAAGGAGCTGGCGGTCAAGGAGTGCTCCAGGATCCGCACGGAGCTCTGGGCCGGCAAGCTCGATGCCGTACTGCCCAAGGGACGCCACACGGTGGGAGACCTCTGCGACCGCTACCTGACGGAACCGCGGCCGGACAAGAAGGCGAGCAGCCGGGATCTGGACCGCTACGCCCTGCGCCGGCTGAAGAAGCACTTCGGGGAGGACGCCCTTCTGGACAGCCTGACGCCTGAATCCATGCGCGACTTCGAGGGTAAGATGCAGCGTCAGGAAGGCAAGGACCGGAGGGCTGCCAAAGAGAAGAAGCCCCTCTCCGACACCAGCCGGGGCATGTACATGTTCGCCATCCGGGCCGCGGTCAACCGGGCGCGCGAGGTCTACAAGTGGATCAGGACCGACCCCTTCGATGAGGTCCAGATACCCGTCTCCGATTCCAAAGGGCGCCTGGTCCACCTGGACGAGTTCGAGAAGATCCGCCCTTGGGCCCAGGCCGTCGTCCGCAAGGGCTACAGCCTCTGGGACGTCCTGGATGTAGCGCGCCACCAGGGCCTGCGCAGCGGCGCCGTCTGCGCCCTGGACGGCCGTATGGTGGAGCGCAAGACCAAGTACCTGAGCCTGGTCCAGCCCCGACGGCTGGGCATCAACCGGGACGCCGCGCTCAAGGACACCGTGCTCTACGCGCCCATCCACCCAGCGGTCTGGCCCCTCTTTGCGCGCGCTCCGGAGAGCGGCCGGATCTTCGCGGGTTGGACCCGCAACGGGGTCTCCACGGAGCTGCGCAAGATACTGACCAGGCTGGGCATCCCCCGCTTTCGGCCCCACGACATGAAGCACACCTTCGCCACCACGTTCCTGCAGCAGGGCGGTGACATCGCGGACCTAAGCGACATCACGGGAACCAGCGAGCGCACGCTCAAGAAGGTCTACAGCCACCTGGTGCGCCGCGTCCCGGTCGCGGAGATTTCGCGGGTGGACTACCGGAAAGCGGCTTCTGGAGAGTCCCCCTCCCCCGATTCTCCCCCCAAAAGCGAAACCGCCAGCCCCTCTGTCAGGAGCCGGCGGCGTCGTTCCTCGTCTTAG
- a CDS encoding helix-turn-helix transcriptional regulator: protein MSNVRKPEGFCGETMKSDLYLLLGIKLRLFRRALKITQAAMARRFGLDLDAYKHIEEAKHAPDSEKTLILENGGFHSTPYDARTWVTREVVDLILGPHPEAA from the coding sequence ATGTCCAACGTCCGCAAGCCCGAAGGTTTTTGTGGGGAGACCATGAAGAGTGACCTCTACCTACTCCTAGGGATAAAGCTCCGTCTCTTCCGACGGGCGCTAAAAATCACCCAGGCGGCCATGGCCCGAAGGTTCGGGCTTGACCTGGATGCCTACAAACACATCGAGGAAGCCAAGCACGCTCCGGACAGCGAGAAGACTCTAATCCTGGAGAACGGTGGATTCCACTCCACGCCATACGACGCCAGGACTTGGGTCACGCGAGAGGTTGTTGACCTGATCCTTGGGCCGCACCCAGAGGCGGCATGA